The following are from one region of the Peromyscus leucopus breed LL Stock chromosome 18, UCI_PerLeu_2.1, whole genome shotgun sequence genome:
- the LOC114681728 gene encoding olfactory receptor 6C74-like has translation MRNHTLVTTFILLGFREDPTWQIVTFFFLFITYLLSVTGNLIIILLTLLDSHLKSPIYFFLQKFSFSLTSTCIPRFLVSIVTKDKTISIEACFTQLFAGLIFGIAQFFLLGVMSYDRYVAICKPLHYTTIMNTRVCTWLFGTCCLIALLAICPGVIVSLGLEFCDAIIEHFICDYSPILKLSCSDTKSMQLVNFIFAIIILLMTLALVMFSYGKIISTILRFPSAQQKKAFSTCSFHMIVVSISYGSSIFMYIKPSEEERIALNKGVAILTISVAPVLNPFIYTLRISKSKKP, from the coding sequence ATGAGGAACCACACATTGGTGACAACATTCATTCTTCTTGGATTTAGAGAAGACCCAACGTGGCAAATTGTaaccttctttttcttatttataactTATCTGCTGAGTGTCACTGGAAACCTTATCATTATCCTTCTGACTCTGCTGGATTCCCACCTCAAATCACCCATATATTTCTTCCTACAGAAGTTTTCCTTCTCGCTGACATCTACCTGCATCCCAAGATTCCTGGTCAGCATAGTGACCAAGGATAAAACTATTTCCATTGAGGCCTGCTTCACACAATTATTTGCTGGCCTTATCTTCGGGATAGCACAGTTTTTCTTGCTGGGTGTCATGTCCTATGACCGCTACGTGGCCATTTGTAAACCCCTTCATTATACAACCATCATGAACACCAGAGTCTGTACTTGGCTATTTGGCACTTGCTGTTTAATTGCTTTGTTGGCGATCTGCCCCGGAGTCATTGTAAGTCTGGGTTTGGAATTCTGCGATGCTATTATTGAACACTTTATCTGTGACTACTCTCCCATCTTGAAGCTTTCCTGCAGTGATACAAAGTCTATGCAACTGGTCAACTTCATTTTTGCCATCATTATTCTCCTGATGACCTTGGCACTAGTAATGTTCTCTTATGGGAAGATCATAAGTACAATTCTGAGGTTCCCTTCTGCCCAGCAGAAGAAGGCCTTCTCTACCTGTTCCTTCCACATGATTGTTGTCTCCATCTCTTATGGCAGCTCCATTTTTATGTATATCAAACCTTCTGAAGAAGAAAGGATAGCTTTAAACAAGGGGGTTGCCATACTCACCATTTCGGTTGCACCAGTACTAAATCCTTTCATATATACCTTAAGAATAAGCAAGTCAAAGAAGCCCTGA